In the genome of Puniceibacterium sp. IMCC21224, one region contains:
- a CDS encoding trans-aconitate 2-methyltransferase produces the protein MAQSEGAARLYATIEGPIRFALLDWALETGLFDFCAEGRTAKAVADARGLDAGQVALVLRALVAARFLEQSAGVFHTAPDILPFVVADGSRNLRENLRAMAGMRHAGLDDIAELLRPDRPAPERPLFDATHWDRAHGSLKAFHRAVAADAMEPCLVGLHEWTRAASLLEVGPGSAVLARRLLARRPELHITLLDLPPVADRIRVDTADLPVEVVAGSYNDTLPEGPFDIVWCSMSLYFRDNGLQRLIERLADVLNPNGVLVSFHEALHDARTGPPEHVIGRLMPSLRQGDVSFAEGEIADAMSDAGLADLETQTVTTAFGRFRLDLARKRN, from the coding sequence ATGGCGCAATCCGAAGGGGCAGCACGGCTCTATGCCACAATTGAAGGTCCAATCCGGTTCGCCCTGCTCGACTGGGCGCTTGAAACCGGTCTGTTCGACTTCTGCGCAGAAGGACGAACCGCAAAGGCCGTCGCAGATGCCAGGGGCCTCGATGCAGGACAGGTCGCCCTCGTCCTGCGGGCACTGGTCGCAGCCCGGTTTCTGGAGCAGTCGGCAGGCGTGTTTCACACCGCCCCCGACATCCTGCCCTTCGTCGTAGCTGACGGTTCGCGCAACCTGCGGGAAAACCTGCGGGCGATGGCCGGAATGCGTCATGCCGGTCTGGACGACATCGCGGAACTCCTGCGCCCCGACCGCCCTGCACCCGAACGCCCGCTTTTCGATGCGACCCATTGGGATCGTGCGCATGGGTCGCTGAAGGCGTTTCACCGGGCGGTCGCCGCCGACGCGATGGAGCCCTGTCTGGTGGGCTTGCATGAATGGACGCGGGCGGCATCGCTTTTGGAGGTCGGCCCCGGCAGCGCCGTGCTGGCCCGCCGCCTTCTGGCACGGCGTCCCGAGCTGCACATCACGTTGCTAGATCTTCCGCCGGTTGCCGACCGCATCCGCGTGGACACTGCCGACCTGCCCGTCGAAGTCGTGGCAGGCAGCTACAACGACACATTGCCCGAGGGGCCATTCGATATCGTCTGGTGCTCCATGTCGCTCTATTTTCGCGACAACGGCCTGCAACGGCTGATCGAACGGCTTGCGGACGTTCTTAACCCAAATGGCGTCTTGGTCAGCTTTCACGAAGCGCTGCACGATGCCCGGACGGGGCCTCCCGAGCATGTCATCGGGCGGCTGATGCCCTCGCTGCGGCAAGGGGATGTGTCCTTCGCAGAAGGCGAGATCGCCGATGCGATGTCGGATGCCGGATTGGCAGACCTTGAAACGCAAACCGTGACGACGGCTTTCGGACGGTTCCGCCTCGACCTCGCGCGGAAAAGGAATTGA
- a CDS encoding taurine ABC transporter substrate-binding protein, with product MRLFALLLIIGLPARAEEIVLSGPPTWETAPLIALAEDQPLEDRGITFTFRPWTSQEDLRTRLMDEASLVAVAPSLTAALWDARGIDLRVWSATSSEGALWIVGRGPALENPSDLAGRSLALPFKGNLPDLLMQRLALDAPDAFTPTYTGNYMATMQLVLVGRAEIALLPEPLASVLVAQAPDMARLADVCELWRGQTALEACPPGGAVVSNIPADRPDLQAAYEAAFARLAAAPQQAAALLASVFPDLPDTGEGYADMAPRALSLPENRTALAAFYAEIFSIAPEALGGELPNAAFFDPASE from the coding sequence ATGCGCCTTTTTGCCCTCCTTCTCATCATCGGCCTGCCAGCCCGTGCTGAGGAAATCGTCCTGTCCGGCCCTCCGACCTGGGAAACCGCTCCCCTGATCGCACTGGCCGAGGATCAGCCCTTGGAGGATCGCGGGATCACGTTCACGTTTCGCCCGTGGACCAGCCAGGAGGATTTGCGCACGCGCCTGATGGATGAGGCATCGCTCGTGGCGGTGGCACCCAGCCTGACGGCGGCGCTCTGGGATGCGCGCGGGATCGATTTGCGGGTGTGGAGCGCCACCAGCTCGGAAGGGGCACTCTGGATCGTCGGACGCGGCCCGGCTTTGGAGAACCCGAGCGATCTTGCCGGGCGCAGCCTTGCCTTGCCGTTCAAGGGCAATCTGCCCGATCTGCTGATGCAGCGGCTTGCGTTAGATGCCCCGGATGCCTTCACGCCGACATATACGGGCAATTACATGGCAACGATGCAGCTGGTTCTGGTCGGTCGCGCGGAGATTGCCCTGCTGCCCGAGCCCTTGGCGAGCGTTCTCGTTGCGCAGGCGCCGGATATGGCCCGTCTTGCGGATGTCTGCGAGCTGTGGCGCGGGCAGACCGCGCTGGAGGCCTGTCCTCCCGGCGGCGCGGTTGTATCGAACATCCCGGCGGACCGTCCCGATCTGCAAGCCGCCTATGAAGCGGCATTCGCACGGCTCGCGGCAGCTCCGCAACAGGCCGCGGCCCTGTTGGCCAGCGTCTTTCCCGATCTGCCGGACACGGGCGAAGGTTACGCGGACATGGCACCGCGAGCCCTGAGCCTACCTGAAAATCGCACGGCCCTTGCAGCATTCTATGCCGAGATTTTCAGCATCGCGCCCGAGGCACTGGGCGGCGAATTGCCCAATGCCGCATTCTTCGATCCGGCCAGTGAATGA
- a CDS encoding ABC transporter permease, translating into MTAWKRNLLAFALGCGLLVGAWQIVAWQTLPALLPAPITVASATVALLADPAFWSGALAPSLLRMAGGLSLAIAVGIPLGIIGHRSCRVAAFLAPLRLLLMGIPAPILVILFILWTRGGTWTVILSVAALLMPVFQVAVAEGLRAVDPQIDEMARLFRVPLSKRVRHVIWPAFWTALGPALRIGVANGLRVTLLTELLSGANGLGDAVQTAQTYLQTDRLFALVLIILALVAAFDAALARLPGTRGRA; encoded by the coding sequence ATGACGGCCTGGAAACGGAACTTGCTTGCGTTTGCACTGGGCTGCGGTTTGCTCGTGGGCGCCTGGCAGATCGTCGCGTGGCAAACCCTGCCCGCGCTGCTGCCCGCGCCGATCACGGTCGCATCCGCGACCGTGGCATTGCTGGCCGACCCCGCGTTCTGGAGCGGTGCGCTTGCCCCGAGCCTTTTGCGCATGGCGGGCGGTCTGTCATTGGCAATCGCCGTCGGCATTCCGCTCGGGATCATCGGCCACCGCTCATGCCGCGTGGCTGCGTTCCTAGCTCCTTTGCGGCTTCTGCTCATGGGGATACCCGCGCCGATCCTGGTCATTCTCTTCATACTCTGGACGCGTGGCGGCACGTGGACGGTGATCCTGAGCGTCGCCGCCTTGCTCATGCCCGTCTTTCAGGTCGCGGTTGCCGAAGGTTTGCGCGCCGTCGATCCGCAGATCGACGAAATGGCCCGCCTGTTCCGGGTGCCCCTGTCCAAGCGGGTACGCCACGTCATCTGGCCCGCATTCTGGACTGCCCTCGGTCCCGCCCTGCGGATCGGCGTGGCGAACGGGCTGCGCGTGACATTGCTGACCGAGCTGCTCAGCGGCGCGAACGGGCTCGGCGATGCCGTGCAGACAGCGCAGACCTACCTGCAGACAGATCGCCTTTTCGCGCTGGTGCTGATTATCCTCGCCCTGGTAGCAGCATTCGACGCCGCATTGGCTCGCCTGCCGGGAACGAGAGGTCGCGCATGA
- a CDS encoding ATP-binding cassette domain-containing protein yields MTLFEGANMTLRYDAAGAPAFSDLSLNIRKGDCLFLSGPSGAGKTSLLRVIAGLETPDATRLVRRFERPGFAFAEPRLLPDLTVAQNLSLVRSDGEDIMPALSQLGLRDMADRPAATLSKGQAQRAALLRALGIEPDILLLDEALGGLDAARWEAARDMIRKQHEKTGLAIIEVTHDPARRLFQGQSLSLDKARETQ; encoded by the coding sequence ATGACCCTCTTCGAAGGCGCAAACATGACGTTGCGATATGACGCAGCGGGCGCGCCCGCATTCTCGGACCTGTCGCTGAACATCCGCAAGGGCGATTGCTTGTTCCTCTCCGGCCCGAGTGGCGCGGGCAAGACAAGCCTTCTGCGCGTGATCGCCGGCCTTGAAACGCCGGATGCCACGCGGTTGGTGCGCCGCTTCGAGCGGCCCGGTTTCGCCTTTGCAGAGCCGCGGCTGTTGCCAGACCTGACCGTGGCGCAGAACCTGTCCCTTGTCCGTTCGGACGGAGAGGACATCATGCCCGCCCTGTCGCAACTTGGACTTCGGGATATGGCTGACAGACCGGCCGCGACCCTGTCGAAAGGACAGGCACAGCGCGCTGCGCTCCTACGCGCCCTGGGCATCGAGCCCGACATCCTGCTGCTGGACGAGGCCCTCGGCGGGCTCGATGCGGCCCGTTGGGAAGCGGCCCGCGATATGATCCGGAAACAACATGAGAAAACCGGATTGGCCATCATCGAGGTCACGCATGATCCGGCGCGGCGACTGTTCCAAGGTCAATCCCTGTCGCTCGACAAAGCCAGGGAAACGCAATGA
- a CDS encoding saccharopine dehydrogenase NADP-binding domain-containing protein, which produces MTEQTICILGGYGDVGLRVARLLHARSDARILLAGRDGTKATRVARTIGQRCEGMALDVKATEAATRLKGMTLCISLTEATPPGLAATLIAEGTGFIDSSASPDYVTALRSAIEAVARPQASAILEAGLAPGLTNVMAAGLCRDHPETARIDVLIEMGMGVHHGFAATEWTLQSLGRTYPVKVDGKWQDIRTGALRRTFETDTGTVSAIGFAFCDQQGIARDNALDSARTYLAVDPGWMTRVLGWLSRPALANIIQRHAATLARSILRMPKMGGTDTHVVVEAYDAQGNLLGRKSLTGGPQADLTAGILATAALALVEATEDRIPGLLRLTDMPSVQEILIQQAG; this is translated from the coding sequence ATGACAGAACAGACGATCTGTATCCTCGGCGGTTACGGCGATGTCGGCCTGCGCGTTGCGCGCCTGCTGCACGCGCGCAGCGATGCCCGTATCCTCCTTGCCGGGCGCGATGGCACGAAGGCTACACGGGTCGCGCGGACCATAGGCCAGCGCTGCGAAGGCATGGCCCTCGACGTCAAGGCGACGGAAGCGGCCACACGGTTGAAGGGCATGACACTTTGCATCAGCCTGACCGAGGCCACGCCGCCCGGCCTCGCCGCTACACTGATTGCCGAAGGCACGGGTTTCATCGACAGTTCGGCGTCGCCCGATTACGTGACCGCGCTGCGCAGCGCGATTGAGGCCGTGGCACGCCCGCAGGCCAGCGCCATTCTCGAAGCCGGTCTCGCGCCGGGCCTGACCAACGTCATGGCCGCAGGTCTGTGCCGCGATCATCCTGAAACGGCCCGCATCGACGTGCTGATCGAGATGGGCATGGGCGTGCATCACGGATTCGCCGCAACCGAATGGACCCTGCAATCGCTGGGGCGGACCTATCCGGTCAAGGTGGATGGCAAATGGCAGGACATCCGCACGGGCGCGCTGCGCCGAACCTTCGAGACCGATACGGGTACCGTCTCGGCCATCGGGTTCGCCTTCTGCGACCAGCAAGGCATCGCGCGCGATAATGCCTTGGACAGCGCGCGCACATATCTCGCGGTCGATCCGGGCTGGATGACGCGCGTTCTGGGCTGGCTGAGCCGTCCTGCACTCGCGAACATCATCCAGCGCCACGCCGCGACCCTCGCACGGTCGATCCTACGAATGCCTAAGATGGGCGGAACCGATACGCACGTGGTCGTTGAAGCATACGACGCGCAAGGTAACTTGTTAGGCAGAAAATCTCTGACAGGCGGTCCGCAAGCAGACCTGACCGCAGGAATTCTTGCCACTGCCGCGTTGGCACTGGTTGAAGCGACCGAGGATCGCATCCCCGGTCTACTCCGGTTGACAGACATGCCAAGTGTTCAGGAGATTCTGATCCAACAGGCCGGATGA
- a CDS encoding NAD(P)-dependent alcohol dehydrogenase produces MYSIELSGPTISTIKRVSIPEPGNVGHGQALVRMRAAAFNYLDRLVATGGYPGALYPNIPVADGAGEVIAVGDGVENVGVGDHVAVHPKALWISGRGTDRNNGAMRGVTIPGSLVELALVDAASLVVAPAHLGFEAIASLPIPATTGWNALRAGEITPGSTVVLPGTGVTALQTLQLAKAAGARVIITSSSDEKLERAKALGADEGINYRATPDWQDEVLRMTDGLGADLVLETTGTDTFSRSLIAVRHGGTVYAIGFVSGRDTPLDLLAVIGKAIRVIGGNTGSAADFQAATDAISAHRIEPVIAQAFSVGDISDAYAALQKGGQFGKIAITLDW; encoded by the coding sequence ATGTACAGCATTGAACTGAGCGGCCCCACCATCTCAACGATCAAACGCGTTTCTATCCCCGAACCCGGAAATGTCGGTCATGGGCAGGCACTGGTGCGCATGCGTGCAGCGGCCTTCAACTACCTTGATCGATTGGTCGCGACAGGGGGCTATCCCGGCGCCCTTTATCCCAATATTCCGGTGGCGGATGGCGCGGGCGAAGTGATTGCGGTCGGCGATGGCGTGGAGAACGTTGGCGTCGGCGACCATGTTGCCGTCCATCCCAAAGCGTTGTGGATTTCAGGTCGCGGCACGGACCGCAACAATGGTGCGATGCGCGGCGTGACCATTCCGGGATCGCTCGTCGAACTGGCGCTGGTCGATGCAGCATCGCTTGTCGTAGCGCCCGCCCATTTGGGGTTCGAAGCGATCGCGAGCTTGCCAATTCCCGCAACCACGGGCTGGAATGCACTGCGCGCCGGTGAGATCACCCCCGGATCTACCGTTGTTTTGCCGGGTACAGGCGTCACCGCCTTGCAGACTCTGCAACTTGCCAAGGCCGCTGGTGCGCGCGTTATCATCACCTCGTCTTCGGACGAGAAGCTGGAGCGTGCCAAAGCACTGGGAGCCGACGAAGGTATCAACTACCGGGCAACCCCGGACTGGCAGGACGAGGTTCTGCGTATGACTGATGGCTTGGGCGCCGATCTGGTACTTGAGACAACCGGGACAGATACGTTTTCCCGCTCGCTAATAGCGGTTCGGCACGGCGGCACTGTCTATGCTATCGGATTTGTCAGCGGGCGAGACACACCACTTGATCTGCTGGCGGTCATTGGCAAGGCGATCCGCGTGATTGGCGGCAATACCGGATCGGCTGCCGATTTCCAGGCCGCGACCGACGCCATCTCAGCGCATCGCATCGAGCCGGTGATTGCCCAGGCGTTCTCGGTCGGCGACATCAGTGACGCCTATGCAGCGCTGCAAAAGGGCGGGCAGTTCGGCAAGATCGCGATCACACTGGACTGGTAA
- a CDS encoding LysR family transcriptional regulator, translated as MQQYPDLDTIEAFVALADAGSFALAGQRVGRDPTIISRRVQALEARLGVRLAERSTRRVTLTEAGRAYLERLRPLLRELAAADREASAFAEGAPRGNLRLSLPTSFGRMWLSPLIAEFLKAHPQVTIEAELSNRFVDIIGEQFDLAVRLGVLPDSRLVARRLFPRYRLLCASPDYLATAGPLRNPSDLVQHNCLRFTGKVNPAVWEFFDADGKTLTVPVTGAFASDDGEVLVDSAVAGLGLLYSSDWLVARQLASGQLVRVLADWRIPDEGAIQIVTPSLAGLPSKTRAFSDWLTRRFRPDPPWAAAQLR; from the coding sequence ATGCAGCAATACCCTGATCTCGACACGATAGAGGCCTTTGTCGCGCTTGCGGACGCCGGCAGCTTTGCCTTGGCCGGTCAGCGGGTCGGGCGCGATCCCACAATCATCTCAAGGCGGGTTCAGGCGCTTGAGGCGCGGCTTGGCGTGCGACTTGCGGAACGCAGTACACGGCGCGTGACACTGACCGAAGCCGGGCGCGCCTATCTTGAACGTCTACGACCCCTGCTGCGCGAACTGGCCGCCGCCGATCGGGAGGCCTCTGCCTTTGCAGAAGGCGCGCCGCGCGGAAATTTGCGCCTGTCACTGCCAACCAGCTTTGGGCGGATGTGGCTATCGCCATTGATCGCGGAATTTCTGAAAGCGCATCCTCAGGTGACGATAGAGGCAGAGCTCAGCAACCGATTTGTCGATATCATCGGTGAACAGTTCGACCTTGCAGTACGGCTGGGTGTGCTGCCCGATTCCCGCCTTGTCGCGCGGCGGCTGTTCCCGCGTTACCGACTGCTCTGCGCGTCGCCGGACTATCTTGCGACCGCCGGACCACTTCGTAATCCAAGCGACCTCGTCCAGCACAACTGCCTGCGCTTCACTGGCAAGGTTAACCCGGCCGTCTGGGAGTTTTTCGACGCGGATGGGAAAACACTGACGGTGCCCGTTACAGGCGCGTTCGCAAGTGACGATGGGGAGGTTCTGGTCGATTCTGCGGTTGCCGGGCTTGGCCTGCTCTACAGCTCCGACTGGCTGGTGGCGCGCCAATTGGCATCAGGCCAACTTGTCCGCGTGCTGGCGGACTGGCGCATCCCGGACGAGGGTGCCATCCAGATAGTCACCCCATCACTTGCAGGGCTCCCGAGCAAAACCCGCGCGTTTTCTGACTGGCTTACAAGACGTTTTCGGCCTGATCCACCTTGGGCCGCGGCACAGCTCAGATGA